A genome region from Bacillota bacterium includes the following:
- a CDS encoding AroM family protein, which produces MKVGAITIGQSPRADVLPEMMPIIGAGVEVIEAGALDGLGGDEIAGMSPRPGEYVLVTKLRDGSSVQVARERIVARMQEQITRVVERGAEVVAILCTGEFPELTCPRLLVEPQLVLHHFVAALARGRRLGVVVPAQEQVEQARVRWEGVGAQLQVEPASPYGEVTELRRASEVLGDWGAELVVLDCIGFTMAMKREVHAVLGVPVILPRTVLARTLAELVS; this is translated from the coding sequence GTGAAGGTAGGGGCGATCACCATCGGTCAATCTCCGCGCGCGGATGTCTTGCCCGAGATGATGCCCATTATCGGGGCCGGGGTCGAGGTCATCGAGGCCGGGGCGCTGGACGGTCTCGGCGGGGATGAAATCGCGGGTATGTCGCCCCGTCCCGGCGAGTACGTCCTGGTGACGAAATTGCGGGATGGCAGTTCGGTGCAGGTGGCCAGGGAGCGCATCGTCGCCCGCATGCAAGAACAGATCACCCGGGTCGTGGAGCGGGGGGCCGAGGTGGTGGCCATCCTTTGTACGGGGGAATTCCCCGAGTTGACCTGCCCTCGCCTGCTGGTCGAGCCCCAACTCGTGCTGCATCATTTCGTGGCAGCACTGGCCAGAGGTCGAAGGCTGGGGGTAGTGGTCCCGGCTCAAGAACAGGTGGAACAGGCCAGAGTGCGATGGGAAGGAGTTGGGGCTCAACTCCAGGTGGAGCCGGCGTCGCCCTACGGGGAAGTGACCGAGCTGAGGCGCGCGTCGGAAGTGCTGGGCGACTGGGGTGCCGAGCTGGTGGTGCTGGACTGCATAGGTTTCACCATGGCGATGAAAAGAGAGGTGCACGCCGTCCTGGGGGTCCCCGTAATACTGCCGCGCACAGTGCTGGCCCGCACGCTGGCCGAACTCGTGTCCTGA
- a CDS encoding CAP domain-containing protein, translating to MRKTWLLAACLVAVTFALSFTAQASWYWRPSPVIPGPAPAPMPEPAPTPAPQPSPNPPPAQPTTDLVPLTSEEAIALQLVNGARAQAGLPPLTVDPVLTDLARKKSQDMVVNNYFSHVSPTYGTAYQMEVAAGIRAPVMGAENIAKARNARYAHAMFMSSQGHRSNILNPHHTHVGIGIVSNGLYGIAETQLFIGR from the coding sequence TTGCGGAAAACGTGGTTACTGGCAGCCTGCCTCGTGGCAGTGACGTTCGCCCTGTCCTTCACCGCCCAGGCTTCCTGGTACTGGCGCCCATCCCCGGTGATACCTGGCCCGGCTCCGGCACCTATGCCCGAGCCCGCACCCACGCCCGCACCCCAGCCGTCGCCAAACCCGCCCCCGGCGCAACCTACCACCGACCTCGTGCCCCTCACCTCTGAAGAAGCCATCGCCCTCCAGCTCGTCAACGGGGCGCGAGCCCAGGCGGGGTTGCCCCCCCTGACCGTGGATCCCGTCCTCACCGACCTGGCCCGGAAAAAGAGCCAGGACATGGTGGTCAACAACTACTTCTCCCACGTCTCCCCCACCTACGGGACGGCCTACCAGATGGAGGTGGCCGCCGGCATCCGCGCCCCCGTGATGGGAGCAGAGAACATCGCCAAGGCCCGCAACGCCCGCTACGCCCACGCCATGTTCATGTCCTCGCAGGGTCACCGCTCCAACATCCTCAACCCCCATCACACCCACGTGGGGATTGGCATCGTCTCCAACGGTCTCTACGGCATAGCCGAAACCCAGCTCTTCATCGGCAGGTAG
- a CDS encoding sulfurtransferase TusA family protein has protein sequence MSDHTVRADRVIDARGAYCPGPLMELIRAVREASVGDVLEVLSSDTGSKRDIPAWAQKAGHEVVGVFPEQGYDRIVVRKAR, from the coding sequence ATGAGCGATCACACGGTCAGGGCGGACCGGGTCATCGATGCGCGCGGTGCTTATTGCCCCGGCCCCCTGATGGAACTGATCAGGGCGGTCCGCGAAGCCAGCGTAGGAGATGTGCTGGAGGTGCTCTCCTCCGATACGGGCTCCAAGCGCGACATCCCGGCCTGGGCGCAGAAGGCCGGGCACGAAGTCGTGGGAGTGTTCCCCGAGCAAGGATACGATCGCATAGTGGTGCGCAAGGCCAGATAG
- a CDS encoding FAD-dependent oxidoreductase produces the protein MAKPRVTVVGGGLGGVPVANGLARRGTCQVTLIDLLGQHVYQPGFLYVPFGRVKPGSLVRDLRAVLHPGVQLVVGEAKAVDPEGRVVHLADGRMVSSDWLVLAPGAEYGPAVVPGYQGNIHHFYSLEAALDLMGELHRFRGGDLVMGITTLPYKCPPAPLEFALLADDFLRRRGLQGRYHVRFLTPLTQLFGMKSLCEAYQPLFARRGVEVVTRFTVGEIDPGRRRVLSQEGDEVPYDLAILVPPHRGTKMVRRSGLGDRHGWIPTERDTLRVVGHEHLYALGDAADLPVSKHGAGTHMQAEVVVRNVAAEMEGREPAYQYTGRVFCISDTGQGKASLVSYSYDRPPAPPTPLPMFHWAKLATGALYWRLVPRGLLPLHGFRRRQRGAS, from the coding sequence TTGGCAAAACCCAGAGTCACGGTGGTGGGCGGTGGGCTGGGCGGAGTTCCCGTGGCCAACGGGCTGGCGCGGCGGGGCACCTGCCAGGTTACCCTGATAGACCTGCTCGGGCAACACGTGTACCAGCCCGGGTTCCTGTACGTCCCCTTTGGTCGGGTGAAGCCGGGTAGCCTGGTGCGCGACCTGCGGGCTGTGCTCCATCCCGGCGTGCAGCTCGTGGTGGGAGAAGCCAAGGCGGTGGATCCCGAGGGGCGGGTCGTTCACCTGGCCGATGGCCGGATGGTATCTTCGGACTGGTTGGTGCTGGCGCCCGGGGCCGAGTACGGGCCAGCCGTCGTGCCCGGCTATCAGGGGAACATCCACCATTTCTACTCACTGGAAGCGGCCCTGGACCTCATGGGCGAACTGCACCGCTTCCGGGGCGGTGACCTGGTGATGGGGATCACCACGCTCCCCTACAAGTGCCCGCCTGCTCCCCTGGAGTTCGCCCTCCTGGCGGACGACTTTCTGCGGCGGCGGGGGTTGCAGGGCCGCTATCACGTCAGGTTTCTCACTCCGTTGACGCAGCTTTTCGGCATGAAGTCCCTGTGCGAGGCATACCAGCCCCTCTTCGCCCGTCGGGGTGTCGAGGTGGTAACCAGGTTCACGGTGGGGGAGATCGACCCCGGGCGGCGCAGGGTGCTCTCCCAGGAAGGGGATGAAGTCCCGTATGACCTGGCGATCCTGGTTCCTCCCCACCGGGGCACGAAGATGGTACGCCGCTCGGGACTGGGGGACCGCCACGGGTGGATACCCACCGAGCGAGACACCCTGCGGGTGGTGGGGCACGAGCACCTCTACGCCCTGGGCGATGCTGCCGACCTGCCCGTCTCCAAGCACGGGGCAGGTACTCACATGCAGGCGGAGGTGGTGGTGCGTAACGTGGCGGCCGAGATGGAGGGGCGCGAGCCCGCCTACCAATACACCGGACGGGTGTTTTGTATCAGTGACACCGGCCAGGGGAAGGCTAGCCTGGTATCTTACAGTTATGACCGTCCCCCTGCACCTCCCACGCCGCTGCCCATGTTTCACTGGGCCAAGCTGGCCACCGGTGCCCTGTACTGGAGGCTGGTGCCCCGGGGATTGCTGCCGCTGCACGGATTTCGTCGCCGCCAGCGGGGCGCCTCCTGA
- a CDS encoding FAD/NAD(P)-binding oxidoreductase, producing the protein MQSTDRVVVVGGGTGGTLVANLLARQGARVTLIDATGWHAYQPSYLYLPFLDRVPRSNGPLFSRPLRHLLDGRVEVVVGQVSGVDHRAGRVLVEKGASVPYDWLVLATGTTYYPDEIPGYRHAAHHFYSADAALLLREALASFRGGDVVVGVTTVPYKCPPAPLEFTLLLEAYLRRRGIREKTRIRFLSPLQRAFAIEPVSEMVTPIMEKRGIQIDTFFNTESVDPEARVVRSLEGDEIPYDLLVLIPPHGGVRAVRDSGLGDRSGWIPTDRHLMKVLGHERMYALGDATDLPVSKSGVAAHFQAEAVAGNILDEMAGRACSHAYTGRVLCFAETGLGRATIISFDYQHPPRPPLPHPVLHWAKLAFNVLYWYTVPQGRVPLRGVVRLGARTRSVEEEAHIGD; encoded by the coding sequence TTGCAGAGCACGGATCGCGTGGTCGTTGTGGGTGGGGGCACCGGGGGAACTCTGGTAGCGAACCTGCTGGCCCGGCAGGGAGCCAGAGTTACCCTGATCGACGCCACTGGCTGGCACGCCTATCAGCCCTCATACCTGTATTTGCCCTTCTTGGACAGGGTGCCGCGCAGCAACGGACCTCTTTTCAGCCGCCCGTTGCGCCACCTGCTGGACGGGCGTGTAGAAGTGGTTGTGGGGCAGGTGAGCGGTGTCGACCACCGCGCCGGCCGGGTGCTGGTAGAGAAGGGGGCCAGCGTGCCGTACGATTGGCTGGTCCTGGCTACCGGGACTACGTACTATCCCGATGAGATCCCCGGTTACCGGCATGCCGCCCATCACTTCTACTCGGCGGACGCTGCCCTGCTCCTGCGCGAGGCCCTGGCTTCTTTCCGGGGCGGTGATGTGGTGGTGGGCGTCACCACCGTCCCCTACAAGTGCCCGCCCGCACCGCTGGAGTTTACCCTCCTGCTGGAAGCCTACCTCCGCCGCCGGGGGATCAGGGAAAAGACCCGTATCCGATTCCTGAGCCCCCTCCAGCGCGCGTTCGCCATCGAGCCGGTATCGGAGATGGTTACGCCGATCATGGAGAAGCGGGGTATCCAGATCGACACCTTCTTCAATACCGAAAGTGTTGACCCCGAGGCCAGGGTGGTGCGGTCCCTCGAGGGTGACGAGATCCCCTACGACCTGCTGGTCCTGATTCCGCCCCACGGGGGAGTGCGCGCGGTGCGCGACTCCGGGCTGGGCGATCGGAGCGGCTGGATACCCACGGACCGTCATCTCATGAAAGTGCTGGGTCACGAGCGGATGTACGCTCTGGGGGACGCTACCGACCTGCCCGTATCCAAGAGCGGCGTGGCCGCCCACTTCCAGGCAGAGGCCGTGGCGGGTAACATCCTGGACGAGATGGCCGGGCGTGCTTGCTCTCATGCCTACACGGGGCGGGTGCTTTGTTTCGCCGAGACGGGCCTGGGGCGGGCCACCATCATATCGTTCGACTACCAGCACCCACCGCGTCCTCCCCTACCCCATCCCGTACTCCACTGGGCCAAACTCGCCTTCAATGTGCTATACTGGTACACGGTACCTCAGGGCCGCGTGCCCCTGCGGGGCGTGGTCCGACTGGGGGCGAGGACGCGCTCGGTGGAGGAGGAAGCGCATATTGGCGACTGA
- a CDS encoding metalloregulator ArsR/SmtB family transcription factor, with amino-acid sequence MATDDRLFELQSQICRTLAHPKRLQIIELLKTGEKTVSDLAEALGTQIPNVSQHLQMLRQTRLVVARREGANVYYSLSNPKIVLACNTLREVLAEQLEIDRAAAALGGR; translated from the coding sequence TTGGCGACTGACGACCGTCTCTTTGAGTTGCAGAGCCAGATCTGCCGCACCCTGGCCCATCCCAAGCGGCTGCAGATCATCGAATTGCTAAAGACCGGTGAGAAGACCGTTTCCGACCTGGCGGAGGCCCTGGGCACCCAGATCCCCAATGTATCTCAGCACCTGCAGATGCTCCGACAGACGAGGCTGGTGGTGGCCCGCCGGGAGGGAGCCAACGTGTACTACTCACTCTCCAATCCCAAGATCGTGCTGGCCTGCAACACGCTGCGCGAGGTGCTGGCCGAACAACTGGAGATCGACCGGGCTGCTGCCGCGCTGGGTGGCCGGTGA
- a CDS encoding DUF1177 domain-containing protein, which produces MAWRHVMDAFELLDSAYVDGARVAEFLRAHGVDDVTVTPIQGDKGRTDFVKAVIPGARGRFAGGDAPTLGIIGRLGGLGARPERIGFVSDGDGALAAISCALKLGAMRCNGDVLPGDVIVATHICPHAPTEPHEPVPFMGSPVDMAVMNRYEVDPAMDAILSVDTTKGNRIINVRGFAISPTVKEGYILRVSEDLLDIMQIVTGRMPAVLAITTQDITPYGNGVFHMNSIMQPATATTAPVVGVAITTEVPVPGCATGASHLQDVESAVRFCLEVAKAFGAGKCRFHDEHEFRRLVELYGTMSHLQTPGRVGAS; this is translated from the coding sequence TTGGCATGGCGTCACGTGATGGACGCGTTTGAGTTGCTTGACAGTGCGTATGTGGACGGTGCCCGGGTGGCGGAGTTCCTCCGTGCCCATGGGGTGGACGACGTGACCGTAACGCCCATCCAGGGTGACAAGGGCCGCACGGACTTCGTCAAGGCCGTCATCCCGGGTGCCCGGGGCAGGTTCGCGGGGGGTGATGCTCCCACCCTGGGCATCATTGGCCGGCTGGGAGGGCTGGGGGCCCGTCCGGAGCGCATAGGATTCGTGTCGGACGGGGACGGTGCCCTGGCGGCCATCTCCTGTGCACTGAAGCTGGGCGCGATGCGATGCAACGGAGATGTGTTGCCCGGGGACGTAATCGTGGCTACCCACATCTGCCCCCATGCGCCGACAGAGCCGCATGAGCCCGTGCCCTTCATGGGCTCCCCGGTGGACATGGCGGTCATGAACCGCTACGAAGTCGATCCCGCCATGGATGCCATCCTCTCGGTCGACACCACCAAGGGCAACCGCATTATAAACGTGCGTGGGTTTGCAATTTCTCCCACCGTCAAGGAGGGGTACATCCTCCGGGTGAGCGAGGATCTGCTGGATATCATGCAGATCGTCACGGGGCGGATGCCCGCCGTGTTGGCAATCACGACCCAGGATATCACCCCGTACGGCAACGGGGTATTCCACATGAACAGCATCATGCAGCCCGCCACCGCCACCACTGCGCCGGTCGTGGGCGTAGCCATTACCACCGAGGTGCCCGTGCCGGGCTGTGCCACCGGGGCCAGCCACCTGCAGGACGTTGAGAGCGCGGTGAGATTCTGCCTCGAAGTGGCCAAGGCCTTCGGAGCGGGGAAGTGCCGATTTCACGATGAGCACGAGTTCCGCCGCCTGGTGGAACTGTACGGCACCATGTCTCACCTTCAGACCCCGGGGAGGGTGGGCGCATCCTGA
- a CDS encoding DUF917 family protein, with protein sequence MASLVLDRDVAEAAILGGAVLGGGGGGSMAEGRRLALLAVEMGEPELVDIDELPPDAVLVTASAVGAPAARTARALPVHYVKAVELLGRSTRIDGLITNECGGLATVNGWLQAAVLGIPVVDAPCNGRAHPTGVMGSMGLHRLPGYVSRQAAVGGDPRAGTYVELLVQGNLEPAAALVRQASVQAGGMVAVARNPISAAYAREHAAVGAVRQAVSVGRAMLSRQGRGAMAMVEAACEVLGGEVLARARVVDVRLETTGGFDVGSVVLRPVAGSPLELYFWNEYAVCERDGQRLATFPDLLATLDLDSGLPLATAEIAVGKEVALVWVPRQRLILGAGMRDPELMVPLEAAIGREIVKYVF encoded by the coding sequence ATGGCGAGCCTGGTTCTTGATCGCGATGTTGCAGAGGCTGCCATCCTGGGGGGTGCGGTGCTGGGTGGAGGTGGGGGCGGCTCGATGGCCGAAGGCCGCCGCCTGGCGCTCCTGGCGGTGGAGATGGGCGAGCCCGAGTTGGTGGATATCGACGAGCTGCCACCGGACGCCGTTCTGGTGACGGCGTCGGCGGTGGGGGCGCCCGCCGCCCGAACGGCCCGGGCCTTACCCGTGCATTACGTCAAAGCGGTGGAACTGTTGGGCAGGAGCACCCGCATCGACGGCCTCATCACGAACGAGTGCGGGGGTCTGGCCACGGTGAACGGCTGGCTGCAGGCGGCGGTCTTGGGTATTCCGGTGGTGGATGCCCCCTGCAACGGACGCGCTCACCCCACCGGGGTAATGGGTTCCATGGGATTGCACCGGTTGCCCGGGTACGTTTCCCGTCAGGCGGCGGTGGGGGGCGACCCGCGTGCGGGGACTTACGTGGAATTACTGGTACAGGGAAACCTGGAGCCGGCTGCCGCCCTGGTGCGGCAGGCTTCCGTTCAGGCCGGAGGCATGGTGGCGGTGGCGCGCAACCCCATCAGCGCAGCTTACGCCCGGGAGCACGCGGCGGTGGGCGCCGTACGGCAGGCCGTCTCGGTCGGGCGGGCAATGCTCAGCCGGCAGGGTAGGGGCGCCATGGCCATGGTGGAGGCTGCCTGCGAGGTTCTGGGGGGCGAGGTGCTGGCCAGGGCTCGGGTCGTGGACGTCCGGCTGGAGACCACGGGCGGCTTTGACGTGGGGAGCGTGGTATTGCGACCGGTGGCGGGTTCGCCGCTTGAGCTCTATTTTTGGAACGAGTACGCCGTGTGCGAGCGGGACGGGCAGAGACTGGCCACTTTTCCCGATCTGCTGGCCACTTTAGACCTGGATTCCGGATTGCCGTTGGCGACGGCTGAGATTGCCGTCGGGAAAGAGGTTGCTCTGGTATGGGTACCGCGTCAGCGCCTGATCCTGGGGGCCGGTATGCGCGATCCTGAACTGATGGTTCCCCTGGAAGCGGCAATCGGTAGGGAGATTGTGAAATACGTGTTCTGA
- a CDS encoding DsrE/DsrF/DrsH-like family protein, protein MVVFSGTVDKLYPVAIVASGAVAMGMEVDVFVTFWGLQAFRKGNPAQLARVSKDFEDQAGVMMQIMQEKKVPSWYDTLRRAKELGNVRVHACAMTMDLFGLTKDDLDPIVDDVVGVGEFVDRAREGKVTLFI, encoded by the coding sequence ATGGTGGTGTTTTCGGGAACGGTGGATAAGCTCTACCCGGTGGCCATCGTGGCCTCGGGAGCGGTGGCCATGGGCATGGAGGTGGACGTCTTCGTCACTTTCTGGGGCCTGCAGGCCTTCCGCAAGGGGAACCCCGCCCAACTGGCGCGGGTGAGCAAGGACTTTGAGGACCAGGCGGGGGTTATGATGCAGATTATGCAGGAGAAGAAGGTGCCCTCCTGGTACGACACGCTGCGTCGGGCGAAGGAGCTGGGAAACGTGCGGGTACACGCCTGCGCCATGACAATGGACCTGTTTGGCCTTACCAAGGACGACCTGGACCCCATCGTGGACGACGTGGTGGGCGTAGGGGAATTCGTGGACCGGGCCAGGGAAGGCAAGGTCACTCTTTTTATCTAG
- a CDS encoding putative hydro-lyase: MAFAEFSGATPRQVRQWIREGRWTGPTAGLAHGYAQANLVILPREIAYDFLVFAHRNPKPCPLLDITDPGSPEPVRAAPGADLRTDLPRYRLFRDGELVEEVTDVTSVWRGDLVGFLLGCSFSFEWALLRAGVPVRHLEQGCNVPMYVTNIPCRSAGVFSGPMVVSMRPIPGGLVGRAVQVTARYPRAHGTPVHVGDPAAIGIRDLDRPDFGDPVTVRPGEVPVFWACGVTPQVALMRARLPLAITHAPGHMFITDIPDEELETL; the protein is encoded by the coding sequence ATGGCGTTCGCTGAATTTTCTGGGGCTACTCCGCGGCAGGTCCGGCAGTGGATCCGCGAGGGGCGGTGGACGGGACCCACCGCCGGGCTGGCTCACGGCTATGCGCAGGCCAACCTGGTGATCTTGCCGCGGGAGATCGCTTACGACTTCCTGGTTTTTGCCCACAGGAATCCCAAACCGTGCCCGCTCCTCGATATCACCGACCCGGGCTCCCCGGAACCCGTCCGGGCTGCGCCCGGGGCCGACCTGCGCACCGACCTTCCCCGCTATCGGCTTTTCAGGGACGGGGAGCTGGTCGAGGAAGTAACCGATGTCACTTCCGTGTGGCGGGGCGATCTGGTGGGCTTCCTCCTGGGCTGCAGTTTCAGCTTCGAATGGGCTCTGCTGCGGGCGGGTGTTCCCGTGCGTCACCTGGAGCAGGGATGCAACGTGCCCATGTACGTTACGAATATCCCGTGCCGCTCCGCTGGCGTGTTTTCGGGACCCATGGTGGTGAGCATGCGACCCATCCCTGGCGGCCTGGTGGGGCGGGCCGTGCAGGTTACCGCCCGCTACCCGCGTGCCCACGGGACGCCCGTGCATGTGGGTGATCCTGCCGCAATAGGCATCAGGGATCTGGACCGCCCGGATTTCGGTGACCCCGTTACGGTAAGGCCCGGTGAGGTGCCTGTGTTCTGGGCATGCGGGGTGACGCCTCAGGTGGCCCTCATGCGGGCGCGGCTGCCGCTGGCCATAACTCATGCTCCGGGACACATGTTTATCACCGACATCCCGGACGAGGAACTGGAGACGCTGTGA